A region from the Sandaracinus amylolyticus genome encodes:
- the cpaB gene encoding Flp pilus assembly protein CpaB, which produces MKIGAFVASMIVALLGVGAMFVSMQQYQARTSGGAPVQVVIVTRDLAPGTVLTEDALGVRSMPESYVERRHVRPADVHIILGLRVRSRVETNESLVWSDVETGEEGARELSRLVRSGVRAVTLNVDGPSGFDGLLRAGDRVDVFHHTTRDGEGPVTTPLLQNVLVMAVRGNVGRGSEHECGGGSSQHVTLAATAEQSQVLLHADASGSIGLALRNPTDIAIADSLDTTTDGDLRDAERLRRLQSPVGADPLAAVTAPGDVRAD; this is translated from the coding sequence ATGAAGATCGGAGCATTCGTGGCATCGATGATCGTGGCGCTCCTCGGTGTGGGCGCGATGTTCGTGTCGATGCAGCAGTACCAGGCGCGCACCAGCGGCGGCGCGCCGGTGCAGGTCGTGATCGTGACGCGCGATCTCGCGCCGGGGACCGTGCTCACCGAGGACGCGCTCGGCGTGCGGTCGATGCCGGAGTCGTACGTCGAGCGGCGGCACGTGAGGCCCGCCGACGTGCACATCATCCTCGGCCTGCGGGTCCGCTCGCGCGTCGAGACGAACGAGTCGCTGGTGTGGAGCGACGTCGAGACGGGCGAGGAGGGCGCGCGCGAGCTCTCGCGACTCGTGCGCAGCGGCGTGCGCGCGGTGACGCTGAACGTCGACGGGCCGTCGGGGTTCGACGGGCTCCTGCGAGCGGGTGATCGCGTCGACGTGTTCCACCACACGACCCGCGACGGAGAGGGACCGGTCACGACTCCGCTGCTGCAGAACGTCCTCGTGATGGCGGTTCGCGGGAACGTCGGGCGCGGCAGCGAGCACGAGTGCGGCGGTGGGAGCAGCCAGCACGTGACGCTCGCGGCGACGGCCGAGCAGAGCCAGGTGCTGCTGCACGCCGACGCGTCGGGCTCGATCGGCCTCGCGCTGCGCAACCCGACCGACATCGCGATCGCGGACTCGCTCGACACGACGACCGACGGCGATCTCCGCGATGCCGAGCGCCTGAGGCGCCTGCAGTCGCCCGTCGGCGCGGACCCGCTCGCGGCCGTCACCGCCCCCGGCGACGTGCGCGCGGACTGA
- a CDS encoding type II secretion system F family protein yields the protein MDSVLSMGWTAIAALALTGFGLLGAAWSQLGRDDSRTKRAWERYVVLLDRDVSFLRLEIAALRFAQIQLAISVALFFLALVLRNPMPVFLAPLVFGAPLAFLRRARDKRVASMEDQLDGWMMGLANTLRATPALGEAIDYSSKIVGAPLADEFDFLLKERSLGVPLDDALRNTGARIGSRAIGAVLSTLVVGRTTGGSLPEILETSAAQLREMARLDGVIRTKTAEGRSQAWVLALMPFGLLAAIQAVDHDFFEPLLLSVTGWIVIAISTALWAIAVFSAKKILEIDV from the coding sequence GTGGACTCGGTGCTCAGCATGGGATGGACGGCGATCGCGGCGCTCGCGCTCACCGGCTTCGGGCTGCTCGGCGCGGCCTGGAGCCAGCTCGGGCGCGACGACAGCCGCACGAAGCGCGCGTGGGAGCGCTACGTCGTGCTGCTCGATCGCGACGTCTCGTTCCTTCGCCTCGAGATCGCCGCGCTGCGATTCGCGCAGATCCAGCTCGCGATCTCGGTCGCGCTGTTCTTCCTCGCGCTGGTGCTGCGCAATCCGATGCCGGTATTCCTCGCGCCGCTCGTGTTCGGCGCGCCGCTCGCGTTCCTGCGTCGCGCGCGCGACAAGCGCGTCGCGTCGATGGAGGACCAGCTCGACGGCTGGATGATGGGCCTCGCGAACACGCTGCGCGCGACCCCCGCGCTCGGCGAGGCGATCGACTACTCGTCGAAGATCGTCGGCGCACCGCTCGCGGACGAGTTCGACTTCCTGCTCAAGGAGCGCTCTCTCGGCGTGCCGCTGGACGACGCGCTCCGCAACACCGGCGCGCGCATCGGGAGCCGCGCGATCGGCGCGGTGCTGTCGACGCTCGTCGTCGGTCGTACGACCGGCGGAAGCCTGCCCGAGATCCTCGAGACGTCCGCGGCGCAGCTGCGCGAGATGGCGCGCCTCGACGGAGTCATCCGCACCAAGACCGCCGAAGGTCGCTCCCAAGCGTGGGTGCTCGCGCTGATGCCGTTCGGATTGCTCGCTGCGATCCAGGCGGTCGATCACGACTTCTTCGAGCCGCTGCTGCTCTCGGTCACGGGATGGATCGTGATCGCGATCTCGACCGCGCTGTGGGCGATCGCGGTGTTCAGCGCGAAGAAGATCCTCGAGATCGACGTGTGA
- a CDS encoding type II secretion system F family protein yields the protein MSEIAAAPWLPWAALAMLGVGLFGATLVVSLVPAVASPSLGPRGAQRQRAKSEGPFGALEPMVRVVAGWFALLPPADWRARVEADLLRSGYWLGLTADEVAAMSVLYAVGLGVAGTWLTARFGWSPLVPVLFVAIGAAHPFSQLRDATARRQKEIERRLPEAVDLLSLCMGAGLDFPSSLRRLLLDGLPKGTPTADELGRILDELELGHTRAKALIGFADRVPTRPVRDFVGAIVQAEEKGTPLAEILKIQARVLRMRRSVLAEEAAARAAMQLMIPLVLIFVAIMLLVLGPVAITVMEIGNV from the coding sequence ATGTCGGAGATTGCTGCAGCTCCCTGGCTTCCCTGGGCCGCGCTCGCGATGCTCGGCGTCGGGCTCTTCGGCGCGACGCTGGTCGTCTCGCTCGTCCCCGCGGTCGCGAGCCCGTCGCTCGGTCCCCGCGGCGCTCAGCGCCAGCGTGCGAAGAGCGAAGGCCCGTTCGGCGCGCTCGAGCCGATGGTGCGAGTGGTCGCAGGATGGTTCGCGCTGCTGCCGCCCGCCGATTGGCGTGCTCGCGTGGAGGCCGATCTCCTGCGCTCCGGGTATTGGCTCGGACTGACTGCCGACGAGGTCGCGGCGATGTCGGTGCTCTACGCGGTCGGGCTCGGAGTGGCGGGCACGTGGCTCACCGCGCGGTTCGGGTGGTCGCCGCTCGTTCCGGTGCTCTTCGTCGCGATCGGCGCGGCACATCCGTTCTCGCAGCTGCGCGACGCGACGGCGCGACGACAGAAGGAGATCGAGCGCCGATTGCCGGAGGCCGTCGACCTCTTGAGCCTGTGCATGGGCGCCGGCCTCGACTTCCCCTCTTCGCTGCGCCGACTGCTCCTCGACGGACTGCCCAAGGGCACGCCGACGGCCGACGAGCTCGGCCGCATCCTCGACGAGCTGGAGCTCGGCCACACCCGCGCCAAGGCGCTGATCGGCTTCGCGGATCGCGTCCCCACGCGCCCGGTGCGCGACTTCGTCGGCGCGATCGTGCAGGCCGAGGAGAAGGGCACGCCGCTCGCGGAGATCCTCAAGATCCAGGCGCGCGTCCTGCGCATGCGCCGCAGCGTGCTCGCCGAGGAAGCGGCCGCGCGCGCGGCGATGCAGCTGATGATCCCGCTCGTCCTGATCTTCGTCGCGATCATGCTGCTCGTGCTCGGGCCGGTCGCGATCACCGTCATGGAGATCGGCAATGTCTAA
- a CDS encoding FHA domain-containing protein, producing MMSTAQSAPQSAAPRVEAPQGRVTVLRGWSTTYVWEIPPGAARTEVGIGSGPVGWRIDANGVAPRHLDLVWDGEAMWVVPYAPVLVDSTPIASAVRLEGRHVIELGWAALEITTTARSARRFDPKRTMLGGPAMEMPSLDDGRPTIPVDALGSDAAGRVSMAPPALPVPPSLPALPAVASGHAPLVAQAPAMGHAMISPVQGFGDVTVVSKAVSQATVMSLEVPSGPLPAAMRPHLGQVEIAAQPASEPAPVVAAVSGSSSDEAGFSEPPKRRGIPPRTLALAAAFVALSAVAIGVNHTRQARARAMAREQAELTVADTDLDATSAAGTDSAAPATDSAAPATDSAAAATDSAAAATDSAAPATDSAAPATAVVDAEGRTALSRAIDLVAAGRWADAAREYEVLATEHPDDGEYRVIARMLRRRLEAACAASGGGASCAQP from the coding sequence ATGATGTCCACTGCTCAGAGCGCACCGCAGAGCGCCGCACCGCGCGTCGAAGCGCCGCAGGGTCGCGTCACCGTGCTGCGCGGTTGGTCGACCACGTACGTCTGGGAGATCCCGCCCGGCGCCGCGCGCACCGAGGTCGGCATCGGCAGCGGGCCGGTGGGGTGGCGGATCGACGCGAACGGCGTCGCGCCGCGCCACCTCGACCTCGTGTGGGACGGCGAGGCGATGTGGGTCGTGCCGTACGCGCCCGTGCTGGTCGACAGCACGCCGATTGCGAGCGCGGTTCGGCTCGAGGGCCGTCACGTGATCGAGCTCGGGTGGGCCGCGCTGGAGATCACGACCACCGCGCGCTCCGCGCGTCGCTTCGATCCCAAGCGCACGATGCTCGGCGGGCCCGCGATGGAGATGCCTTCGCTCGACGATGGTCGCCCGACGATCCCGGTCGACGCGCTCGGAAGCGACGCCGCGGGCCGCGTGTCGATGGCACCGCCCGCGCTCCCGGTGCCCCCCTCGCTGCCCGCGCTCCCCGCGGTCGCGAGCGGGCACGCCCCGTTGGTCGCGCAGGCGCCCGCGATGGGCCACGCGATGATCTCGCCGGTCCAAGGCTTCGGCGACGTGACCGTGGTGAGCAAAGCGGTGTCGCAGGCGACCGTCATGTCCCTCGAAGTACCGTCGGGCCCGCTGCCGGCAGCGATGCGCCCGCACCTCGGACAGGTGGAGATCGCTGCGCAACCGGCGAGCGAGCCTGCGCCGGTCGTCGCGGCGGTGAGCGGGTCGTCGAGCGACGAAGCGGGGTTCTCGGAGCCTCCGAAGCGCCGCGGGATCCCGCCGCGCACGCTCGCGCTCGCGGCCGCGTTCGTGGCGCTCTCGGCCGTCGCGATCGGCGTCAACCACACGCGACAGGCGCGCGCCCGCGCGATGGCGCGCGAGCAGGCGGAGCTCACGGTCGCCGACACCGATCTCGACGCCACGAGCGCGGCGGGGACGGACTCCGCTGCTCCCGCGACGGACTCCGCTGCTCCCGCGACGGACTCCGCTGCTGCCGCGACGGACTCCGCTGCTGCCGCGACGGACTCCGCTGCTCCCGCGACGGACTCCGCTGCTCCCGCGACTGCCGTCGTCGACGCGGAGGGCCGTACTGCGCTCTCTCGCGCGATCGATCTCGTCGCCGCGGGTCGATGGGCGGACGCAGCGCGCGAGTACGAGGTGCTCGCGACCGAGCATCCCGACGACGGCGAGTACCGCGTCATCGCGCGGATGCTCCGGCGTCGTCTCGAGGCGGCGTGCGCCGCGAGCGGAGGAGGTGCGTCGTGCGCGCAGCCCTGA
- a CDS encoding FAD-dependent oxidoreductase: MAHTIAIIGSGPAGFYAAEGVVKARPDAQVDIFDRLPTPYGLVRSGVAPDHQGTKNVWRVFQRTAQRPQVRFLGNVEMGRDVSLQELRDAYDAVVLAIGAPIDRELGVPGEHQRGVIGSHPFTSWYNGHPDWSGFDPDLDASHIAIIGNGNVAVDVARVLGRTPPEMVKTDLPAYASERIARAPLTDIYMIGRRGPGEASFTPVELRELGDLANTVAVVDGSQLPASISAKDPKDQKLKDKILEILRGYSQNDPQSKPVRLHIMFYAAPHEVLGDGDKVTGLRLMKTKVENGRAVTTGETFDLPVGVIVKAIGYYCRPIEGLPMPECSTCYPNTDGHVDGNVWAVGWAKRGPSGVIATNRGDSLEVVDRLLKTLPEGTAKTGGRERIDGLLKERGVHVVTFADWEKIEKHEHETAKEGAPRVKLTEWEHLLDKARRT; the protein is encoded by the coding sequence ATGGCTCACACGATCGCGATCATCGGAAGCGGACCGGCCGGTTTCTACGCGGCCGAGGGCGTCGTGAAGGCGCGTCCGGACGCGCAGGTCGACATCTTCGATCGACTGCCCACGCCGTACGGCCTCGTGCGGAGCGGCGTCGCGCCCGACCACCAGGGCACGAAGAACGTGTGGCGCGTGTTCCAGCGCACGGCGCAGCGGCCGCAGGTGCGCTTCCTCGGCAACGTCGAGATGGGGCGCGACGTGTCGCTGCAGGAGCTGCGCGACGCGTACGACGCGGTGGTGCTCGCGATCGGGGCGCCGATCGATCGGGAGCTCGGCGTGCCCGGCGAGCACCAGCGCGGCGTGATCGGATCGCACCCGTTCACGAGCTGGTACAACGGGCACCCCGACTGGAGCGGGTTCGATCCCGATCTCGACGCGTCGCACATCGCGATCATCGGGAACGGCAACGTCGCGGTCGACGTCGCGCGCGTGCTCGGCCGCACGCCGCCCGAGATGGTGAAGACGGATCTGCCGGCGTACGCGAGCGAGCGCATCGCGCGCGCGCCGCTCACCGACATCTACATGATCGGCCGTCGTGGCCCCGGCGAGGCGAGCTTCACGCCGGTCGAGCTGCGCGAGCTCGGCGACCTCGCGAACACGGTCGCGGTCGTCGACGGATCGCAGCTGCCCGCGAGCATCTCCGCGAAGGATCCGAAAGACCAGAAGCTCAAGGACAAGATCCTCGAGATCCTGCGCGGCTACTCGCAGAACGATCCGCAGAGCAAGCCGGTGCGCTTGCACATCATGTTCTACGCGGCGCCGCACGAGGTGCTCGGCGACGGCGACAAGGTCACGGGCCTGCGCCTGATGAAGACGAAGGTCGAGAACGGGCGCGCGGTCACGACCGGCGAGACGTTCGATCTGCCGGTGGGCGTGATCGTCAAAGCGATCGGGTACTACTGCCGGCCGATCGAGGGGCTGCCGATGCCGGAGTGCTCGACGTGTTATCCGAACACCGACGGGCACGTGGACGGCAACGTGTGGGCAGTCGGCTGGGCGAAGCGTGGTCCGAGCGGCGTGATCGCGACGAACCGCGGCGACAGCCTCGAGGTCGTCGATCGACTGCTGAAGACGCTCCCCGAGGGGACCGCGAAGACCGGTGGGAGAGAGCGGATCGACGGGCTCCTGAAGGAGCGCGGCGTGCACGTGGTGACGTTCGCCGACTGGGAGAAGATCGAGAAGCACGAGCACGAGACGGCGAAGGAAGGCGCGCCGCGCGTGAAGCTGACGGAGTGGGAGCACCTGCTCGACAAGGCGCGCCGGACGTGA
- a CDS encoding class I SAM-dependent methyltransferase has product MSFKLLFPTYLARYRWVERTLASRTGGTSVRRLLHLGTGEGDYDPMLARFAEEVHAIDINPDDVAFARSRNAMVEGLRYSVQDGHALEFDDATFDAVVSVDVLEHVADPPRMLRELARVLRPGGFAVITVPNVDFPWTYDPLHRALSPDKRLAGVGAYAYGHDKLIGERQMRAWLASAGLEVEPAARITFALAASLECYWPGILQRVLKANATNDGRAPARRVAIKPRSHRVPALARVTEALNELDARIAGPHAPSVGIAFVARR; this is encoded by the coding sequence ATGAGCTTCAAGCTTCTCTTCCCGACCTACCTCGCGCGCTACCGCTGGGTCGAGCGCACGCTCGCGAGCCGCACCGGCGGCACATCGGTGCGCCGGCTCCTGCACCTCGGCACGGGGGAGGGCGACTACGATCCGATGCTCGCGCGCTTCGCCGAGGAAGTGCACGCGATCGACATCAATCCCGACGACGTCGCGTTCGCGCGCAGCCGCAACGCGATGGTCGAGGGCCTGCGCTACTCCGTGCAGGACGGTCACGCGCTCGAGTTCGACGACGCGACGTTCGACGCCGTCGTCTCGGTCGACGTGCTCGAGCACGTCGCCGATCCGCCGCGCATGCTGCGAGAGCTCGCGCGCGTGCTGCGCCCCGGCGGGTTCGCGGTGATCACGGTGCCGAACGTCGACTTCCCGTGGACGTACGATCCGCTGCACCGCGCGCTCTCGCCCGACAAGCGCCTCGCCGGCGTCGGCGCGTACGCGTACGGGCACGACAAGCTGATCGGTGAGCGCCAGATGCGCGCTTGGCTCGCGAGCGCGGGGCTCGAGGTCGAGCCAGCCGCTCGCATCACCTTCGCCTTGGCCGCGAGCCTCGAGTGCTATTGGCCAGGGATCCTCCAGCGGGTGCTCAAGGCCAACGCGACGAACGACGGCCGCGCACCGGCGCGCCGCGTCGCGATCAAGCCGCGCTCGCATCGCGTCCCCGCGCTCGCGCGCGTCACCGAGGCGCTCAACGAGCTCGACGCGCGCATCGCGGGCCCGCACGCGCCTTCGGTCGGCATCGCATTCGTCGCGCGCCGCTGA
- a CDS encoding DUF4386 domain-containing protein — MTDEATSLRTRARIAGLLYLVPTFCGPFSMMFVPSAIVVPGDAEATTAQLIASEALLRAGLLGHVAIVLSEIALTAVLFTLFRRVSLDIAVTATFARLAMTVVQAVNLLPLLAALQRPGDALALFELHASGVHVWEPLFGLHCLALGVLVMRAGWAPKVLGALLVIASFGYSLNGIGHLVAPSGAPVYAVIVGVAALIGEVPFVLWLVFARPRAQ, encoded by the coding sequence ATGACGGACGAGGCCACATCGCTGCGGACGCGCGCTCGGATCGCGGGGTTGCTCTACCTCGTCCCCACGTTCTGCGGCCCGTTCAGCATGATGTTCGTCCCCTCCGCGATCGTCGTGCCCGGCGACGCCGAGGCGACGACCGCGCAGCTGATCGCGTCGGAGGCGCTGCTGCGCGCCGGGCTGCTCGGTCACGTCGCGATCGTGCTCTCCGAGATCGCGCTCACCGCCGTGCTCTTCACGCTGTTCCGGCGCGTGAGCCTCGACATCGCGGTGACCGCCACGTTCGCGCGCCTCGCGATGACGGTCGTGCAGGCGGTCAACCTGCTCCCGCTGCTCGCGGCGCTGCAGCGACCGGGCGACGCGCTCGCGCTCTTCGAGCTCCACGCGTCGGGCGTGCACGTCTGGGAGCCGCTCTTCGGGCTCCACTGCCTCGCGCTCGGCGTGCTCGTGATGCGTGCGGGATGGGCGCCGAAGGTGCTCGGCGCGCTCTTGGTGATCGCGTCGTTCGGCTACTCGCTGAACGGGATCGGTCATCTCGTCGCGCCGAGCGGCGCGCCGGTGTACGCGGTGATCGTCGGCGTCGCGGCGCTGATCGGCGAAGTGCCGTTCGTGCTCTGGCTCGTCTTCGCGCGACCTAGGGCGCAGTGA
- a CDS encoding glycogen/starch/alpha-glucan phosphorylase, whose protein sequence is MKIREPIPGAPLPVDQPSIKQSIVHHLAHTRMRDQYRASASDVFHAVARAVRDRIADRWLGSTKSQWDDGKKRVYYLSMEYLPGRLLRDAVLNLGIESEVRGALTELGLSYDDVLETEADPGLGNGGLGRLASCFLDSMATLGIAGTGYGIRYDYGMFRQAIVGGAQVEEPDTWLLHGSPWETSRTETTYTVRYEGRVEPRVDPTGRTFYAWVDTQDVIAEAHDIPVPGYRNGVVNTLRLWSPRPVQEFDLALFNAGDHFGSVHKRNVAENISRVLYPNDSGPPGKELRLRQEYFFVSASLQDAVTRHLARWGSLDDLPEKCVFQLNDTHPALAVAEMMRLLMDEHLFTWERAWSITKRAFAYTNHTLMPEALETWPVHMLDRLLPRQLDIIREIDRRLGIEIAQGHDEQAQARMAIIERGPQPNVRMANLSIVGSFSVNGVSALHTQLLRERMFPELDKFFPGKFKNETNGVTPRRWIQQCNPELAKLITEVVGSDAWVTDLEKLRELEKHAGDSAFLERFRAIKRDNKAKLAAFLEKEHGFRCDPSSIFDIQIKRIHEYKRQLLNVLHVIHRYQRIKAGEKPEAPRTVIFGGKAASAYDMAKRIIHLINHVAKTINEDPEAREHLRVFFVPNYRVSYAERLIPAADLSEQISTAGWEASGTGNMKFAMNGAVTIGTLDGANIEIADAVGEDNILIFGMTAEQVIQRVRAGYQPWQLYESDTRLRAVIDGISHGAFSRDEPGRFRPVAQSLLDNDRFLLLGDFASYVETQQRAEQLFRDVPRWTRMSLLNVARMGRFSSDNTIRGYAKDIWGVL, encoded by the coding sequence ATGAAGATCCGCGAGCCGATCCCGGGAGCGCCGCTCCCCGTCGACCAGCCCTCGATCAAGCAGTCGATCGTCCACCACCTCGCGCACACGCGCATGCGCGACCAGTACCGCGCGAGCGCGTCGGACGTCTTCCACGCGGTCGCGCGCGCGGTGCGCGATCGCATCGCGGATCGGTGGCTCGGCAGCACGAAGTCGCAGTGGGACGACGGCAAGAAGCGCGTCTACTACCTGTCGATGGAGTACCTGCCGGGGCGCCTCCTGCGCGACGCGGTGCTCAACCTCGGCATCGAGAGCGAAGTGCGCGGCGCGCTCACGGAGCTCGGCCTCTCGTACGACGACGTGCTCGAGACCGAAGCGGATCCCGGCCTCGGCAACGGCGGTCTCGGTCGCCTCGCGTCGTGCTTCCTCGACTCGATGGCGACGCTCGGCATCGCGGGCACGGGCTACGGCATCCGCTACGACTACGGCATGTTCCGCCAGGCGATCGTCGGCGGCGCGCAGGTCGAGGAGCCCGACACCTGGCTGCTGCACGGATCGCCGTGGGAGACGTCGCGCACCGAGACGACGTACACGGTGCGTTACGAAGGCCGCGTCGAGCCGCGCGTCGACCCCACCGGCCGCACGTTCTACGCGTGGGTCGACACCCAGGACGTGATCGCCGAGGCGCACGACATCCCGGTGCCCGGTTATCGAAACGGCGTGGTCAATACGCTCCGTCTATGGTCGCCGCGCCCGGTGCAGGAGTTCGATCTCGCGCTCTTCAACGCCGGCGATCACTTCGGCTCGGTGCACAAGCGCAACGTCGCCGAGAACATCTCGCGCGTGCTCTACCCGAACGACTCGGGCCCGCCGGGAAAGGAGCTGCGCCTCCGCCAGGAGTACTTCTTCGTGAGCGCGTCGCTGCAGGACGCGGTCACGCGCCACCTCGCGCGCTGGGGCTCGCTCGACGACCTGCCCGAGAAGTGCGTGTTCCAGCTGAACGACACGCACCCGGCGCTCGCCGTCGCCGAGATGATGCGGCTGCTCATGGACGAGCACCTCTTCACGTGGGAGCGCGCGTGGTCGATCACGAAGCGCGCGTTCGCGTACACGAACCACACGCTGATGCCCGAGGCGCTCGAGACGTGGCCGGTCCACATGCTCGATCGGCTGCTGCCGCGTCAGCTCGACATCATCCGCGAGATCGATCGCCGCCTCGGCATCGAGATCGCGCAGGGCCACGACGAGCAGGCCCAGGCGCGCATGGCGATCATCGAGCGCGGCCCGCAGCCCAACGTGCGCATGGCGAACCTGTCGATCGTCGGCAGCTTCAGCGTCAACGGCGTGAGCGCGCTCCACACGCAGCTGCTGCGCGAGCGCATGTTCCCCGAGCTCGACAAGTTCTTCCCCGGCAAGTTCAAGAACGAGACGAACGGCGTCACGCCGCGCCGGTGGATCCAGCAGTGCAACCCCGAGCTCGCGAAGCTGATCACCGAGGTGGTCGGGAGCGACGCGTGGGTGACCGACCTCGAGAAGCTGCGCGAGCTCGAGAAGCACGCGGGTGACTCGGCGTTCCTCGAGCGCTTCCGCGCGATCAAGCGCGACAACAAGGCGAAGCTCGCCGCGTTCCTCGAGAAGGAGCACGGCTTCCGCTGCGATCCGAGCTCGATCTTCGACATCCAGATCAAGCGCATCCACGAGTACAAGCGGCAGCTCCTCAACGTGCTGCACGTCATCCACCGCTACCAGCGCATCAAGGCGGGCGAGAAGCCCGAGGCGCCGCGCACGGTGATCTTCGGTGGCAAGGCCGCGAGCGCCTACGACATGGCGAAGCGGATCATCCACCTGATCAACCACGTCGCGAAGACGATCAACGAGGACCCCGAGGCGCGCGAGCACCTGCGCGTGTTCTTCGTGCCGAACTACCGCGTCTCGTACGCGGAGCGGCTCATCCCCGCGGCCGATCTGAGCGAGCAGATCTCGACCGCCGGATGGGAGGCGTCGGGCACCGGCAACATGAAGTTCGCGATGAACGGCGCGGTCACGATCGGCACGCTCGACGGCGCGAACATCGAGATCGCCGACGCGGTCGGCGAGGACAACATCCTGATCTTCGGCATGACCGCGGAGCAGGTGATCCAGCGCGTGCGTGCCGGCTACCAGCCGTGGCAGCTCTACGAGAGCGACACGCGCCTTCGCGCGGTGATCGACGGCATCTCGCACGGCGCGTTCTCGCGCGACGAGCCCGGCCGCTTCCGGCCGGTCGCGCAGTCGCTGCTCGACAACGATCGCTTCCTGCTGCTCGGCGACTTCGCGTCGTACGTCGAGACGCAGCAGCGCGCGGAGCAGCTCTTCCGCGACGTGCCGCGTTGGACGCGCATGTCGCTGCTCAACGTCGCGCGCATGGGCCGCTTCTCGAGCGACAACACGATCCGCGGGTACGCCAAGGACATCTGGGGCGTCCTTTAG
- a CDS encoding sensor histidine kinase → MEEPATHAGPETTSEASRRLDEARLRLVHLDAEGASSLAAKLARIARIAARCLAVERVSIWMFSSEHGGGLRALEIFDPRAPEDDIRWISAQSLGAYARMLCDRRVIAAHRVREDDATHHLVDGYFAPLEISATVEAPIYRDGVVVGVVCHEHRGPARTWTAEEADFAVSVAEVVALELATADLREAHEALRRQEVAMHDAMRDEAIARLARGVAHDVNNLLAVVVSAAALLRRNARGDAPPAEAEVIEEAANSAARLVRDLLEVGRAASTDRGDCELDEALHDAVPSLRGIASERRLAIIPDAPGWIVPLSMVRLEQVLLNLVANACDATRAGGRIEVRTLVVAPGRVAIEIEDDGTGIGPGVMPHLFEPYFSTKSAGRGLGLPTVLAIVRGARGAIDIAPAPGGRGTIARVELPAKAPTR, encoded by the coding sequence GTGGAGGAGCCGGCGACGCACGCGGGGCCGGAGACGACCAGCGAAGCTTCGCGCCGTCTCGACGAGGCGCGGCTGCGGCTCGTGCACCTCGACGCCGAGGGCGCGAGCTCCCTCGCCGCGAAGCTCGCGCGCATCGCGCGCATCGCGGCGCGTTGCCTCGCCGTCGAGCGGGTGAGCATCTGGATGTTCTCGAGCGAGCACGGAGGCGGGCTCCGCGCGCTCGAGATCTTCGACCCGCGCGCGCCCGAGGACGACATCCGCTGGATCTCCGCGCAGAGCCTCGGCGCGTACGCGCGCATGCTGTGCGATCGACGGGTGATCGCCGCGCATCGCGTGCGCGAGGACGACGCGACCCATCACCTCGTCGACGGCTACTTCGCGCCGCTCGAGATCTCGGCGACCGTCGAGGCGCCCATCTACCGCGACGGGGTCGTGGTCGGCGTGGTCTGTCACGAGCACCGCGGGCCGGCGCGCACGTGGACCGCGGAGGAAGCGGACTTCGCGGTGTCGGTCGCGGAGGTCGTCGCGCTCGAGCTCGCGACCGCCGATCTGCGCGAGGCGCACGAGGCGCTGCGCCGGCAGGAAGTCGCGATGCACGACGCGATGCGCGACGAGGCGATCGCACGGCTCGCGCGCGGCGTCGCGCACGACGTGAACAACCTGCTCGCGGTGGTCGTGTCGGCGGCGGCGCTGCTGCGCCGCAACGCGCGCGGGGACGCGCCGCCTGCGGAAGCAGAGGTGATCGAGGAGGCCGCGAACAGCGCCGCGCGTCTGGTTCGTGATCTGCTCGAGGTCGGCCGCGCCGCGTCCACCGATCGCGGAGACTGCGAGCTCGACGAGGCGCTCCACGACGCGGTGCCGTCGTTGCGCGGGATCGCGAGCGAGCGGCGGCTCGCGATCATCCCCGACGCGCCCGGATGGATCGTGCCGCTCTCGATGGTGCGCCTCGAGCAAGTGCTGCTGAACCTCGTCGCGAACGCGTGCGACGCGACGCGCGCCGGCGGACGCATCGAGGTGCGCACGCTCGTGGTCGCGCCCGGTCGTGTCGCGATCGAGATCGAGGACGACGGCACCGGCATCGGTCCCGGGGTGATGCCGCACCTGTTCGAGCCGTACTTCTCGACGAAGAGCGCAGGCCGCGGGCTCGGCTTGCCCACCGTGCTCGCGATCGTCCGCGGCGCGCGCGGCGCGATCGACATCGCGCCCGCGCCCGGTGGGCGCGGCACCATCGCGCGCGTCGAGCTTCCGGCGAAAGCGCCGACGCGCTGA